In the genome of Bubalus kerabau isolate K-KA32 ecotype Philippines breed swamp buffalo chromosome 8, PCC_UOA_SB_1v2, whole genome shotgun sequence, one region contains:
- the LOC129658716 gene encoding olfactory receptor 6V1, which yields MANLSHPSEFILLGFSPLGELQILLYGPFFVLYLLAFIGNIVIIIVIFVDTHLHMPMYFFLGNFSLLEILVTMTAVPRMLSDLLTPYKVISFTGCMVQFYFYFSLGSTSFLILSDMALDRFVAICHPLHYGTLMRGAVCAQLAGAAWATPFLAMVPTVLSRVHLSYCHGNVINHFFCDNTPLLQLSCSDTRLLESWDFVMALAFILSSFLVTLISYGYIVSTVLHIPSASGRQKAFSTCSSHLTLVFIGYSSTIFLYVRPGKAHSSEANKTVALVTSVLTPFLNPFILTLRNETFKAVLRGQTQRLKGLLQAL from the coding sequence ATGGCAAATCTGAGCCACCCTTCTGAATTTATCCTCTTGGGCTTCTCCCCTCTTGGTGAACTGCAGATCCTGCTCTACGGGCCCTTCTTTGTGCTTTATCTTCTTGCCTTCATAGGAAACATAGTCATCATCATTGTGATCTTTGTTGACACCCACCTCCACatgcccatgtacttcttcctgggcAACTTTTCCCTGCTGGAGATCCTGGTGACCATGACTGCCGTGCCCAGGATGCTCTCTGACTTGCTGACCCCCTACAAGgtcatctccttcactggctgcATGGTCCAGTTCTACTTCTACTTCTCCCTGGGCTCCACCTCCTTCCTCATCCTGTCCGACATGGCCCTGGACCGCTTTGTGGCCATCTGCCATCCCCTGCACTATGGCACTTTGATGAGAGGGGCTGTGTGTGCCCAGCTAGCAGGGGCTGCCTGGGCAACTCCTTTCCTGGCCATGGTGCCCACTGTTCTCTCCCGGGTTCATCTCAGTTATTGCCATGGCAACGTCATTaaccacttcttctgtgacaACACACCTCTGCTGCAGCTGTCCTGCTCAGACACCAGGCTGCTGGAATCCTGGGACTTTGTGATGGCCTTGGCCTTCATCCTCAGTTCCTTCCTGGTGACCCTCATCTCCTACGGCTACATCGTGAGCACCGTGCTACATATCCCCTCTGCCAGCGGCCGCCAGAAGGCCTTTTCCACATGCAGCTCTCACCTCACCCTGGTCTTTATTGGCTACAGCAGCACCATCTTCCTCTATGTCCGGCCTGGCAAAGCACACTCTTCGGAGGCCAACAAGACTGTGGCCCTGGTGACGTCTGTCCTCACCCCCTTCCTCAACCCCTTTATCCTCACCCTCCGCAATGAGACGTTCAAGGCTGTGCTACGAGGCCAGACGCAGAGGCTGAAAGGCCTTCTCCAGGCATTGTGA